One window of Deinococcus cellulosilyticus NBRC 106333 = KACC 11606 genomic DNA carries:
- a CDS encoding adenylate kinase family protein, which translates to MPDSHADSSSTTPTSTTPTSGVVFLTGPNASGKGTVAQRLLTEGMVRHHVSMGQLLRDVAQEASNTPDQKQVLDCLLGSPDATSHLEHCLRNRLLIPDAWTEALIELYLKNHPELHTSVWLLDGYPRRLEAAKHLMALLDELNIPLLHVLHLRVPEAEVLRRSLLRKREDDNKETIRSRYRIYEQEILPVVEHLEALLGTHQVSHIDASTDTGQTNSREIIYQRVKYTLSSAGLTS; encoded by the coding sequence ATGCCAGATTCACACGCAGATTCCAGCTCCACAACGCCCACATCCACAACGCCCACATCGGGCGTTGTTTTTTTGACAGGTCCCAACGCAAGTGGGAAAGGCACCGTCGCCCAGAGGCTGCTCACTGAAGGGATGGTCAGGCATCATGTCTCCATGGGCCAGCTTCTGCGGGATGTGGCACAGGAAGCCAGCAACACACCCGACCAGAAGCAAGTTCTCGACTGTTTGCTGGGTTCACCTGATGCAACCAGTCATCTGGAGCACTGCCTGCGCAATAGACTCCTGATCCCTGATGCCTGGACAGAAGCACTCATTGAACTGTATTTGAAAAACCATCCAGAGCTTCACACCTCAGTGTGGTTGCTGGATGGTTATCCCAGAAGGTTAGAGGCAGCAAAACATCTGATGGCCCTTCTGGATGAGCTCAACATTCCTCTGCTGCATGTTTTGCATTTGCGGGTCCCCGAGGCTGAAGTTTTGCGGCGCTCCCTGCTCCGAAAACGCGAAGATGACAACAAGGAAACCATCCGCAGCCGCTACCGGATTTATGAGCAGGAGATCCTTCCAGTGGTTGAACATCTGGAAGCCCTTCTGGGAACCCATCAGGTGAGCCACATTGATGCCAGCACAGATACAGGACAGACAAACTCCAGGGAAATCATTTACCAGCGGGTGAAATATACCCTGAGTTCTGCAGGGCTCACATCCTGA